One window from the genome of Epinephelus moara isolate mb chromosome 21, YSFRI_EMoa_1.0, whole genome shotgun sequence encodes:
- the pde4ca gene encoding cAMP-specific 3',5'-cyclic phosphodiesterase 4D isoform X6: MPEVSYSISVSWMFIQFKRMLNRELTQLSETSRSGNQVSEFIANTFLEKQHDMDIMSPPNKEKDKKKRPMSQISGVKKPTHSPSLAPSTIPRFGVNASQEGLLGKELEDINRWGIDIFKVSEYSGNRPLTVTMYTIFQERELMKSFKIPADTFITFMMTLEDHYHADVAYHNNIHAADVVQSTHVLLSTPALEAVFTDLEILAALFASAIHDVDHPGVSNQFLINTNSELALMYNDSSVLENHHLAVGFKLLQEDNCDIFQNLSKKQRQSLRKMVIDMVLATDMSKHMNLLADLKTMVETKKVTSLGVLLLDNYSDRIQVLQNMVHCADLSNPTKPLELYRQWTDRIMVEFFTQGDRERDKGMEISPMCDKHNASIEKNQVGFIDYIVHPLWETWADLVHPDAQEILDTLEDNREWYQSMIPHSPSPHPEGQEEGAHAGESTALGGGSGSISADKFQFELTLEEEGESDTESPPEEEEGYSGSRGSEFSRTDSAATTHMLTKRLTTESGRTFSLDSDKDMAEDRETEQEDVSGVPRFRLGI; this comes from the exons ATGCCAGAAGTGAGCTATTCCATCTCTGTGTCGTGGATGTTCATTCAG TTCAAGAGGATGCTGAACCGAGAGCTCACTCAGCTGtcagaaacgagccgttcaggGAACCAGGTGTCTGAGTTCATCGCTAACACCTTCCTCG AGAAGCAACATGACATGGACATCATGTCCCCACCCAACAAGGAGAAGGACAAGAAGAAGCGGCCCATGTCCCAGATCAGCGGTGTGAAGAAGCCCACGCACAGCCCCAGCCTCGCCCCCTCCACCATCCCTCGCTTTGGGGTCAACGCCAGCCAGGAAGGACTCTTAGGAAAG GAACTGGAGGATATAAACAGATGGGGTATTGACATTTTCAAGGTCTCCGAGTATTCTGGGAATCGCCCACTGACAGTCACCATGTACACCATCTTCCAG GAACGTGAGCTGATGAAGTCCTTTAAGATTCCAGCGGACACTTTCATTACCTTCATGATGACTTTGGAGGATCATTACCATGCCGACGTGGCCTACCACAACAACATTCATGCTGCAGACGTCGTCCAGTCCACACATGTCTTACTGTCCACACCTGCTCTAGAG GCTGTGTTTACTGACCTGGAGATCCTCGCCGCTCTCTTTGCAAGCGCCATCCATGATGTGGATCACCCTGGCGTTTCCAATCAGTTTCTCATCAACACCA ACTCAGAGTTGGCCCTGATGTACAATGACTCTTCGGTGCTGGAGAATCACCACCTCGCTGTTGGCTTTAAGCTTCTGCAGGAGGATAACTGTGACATCTTTCAGAACCTCAGCAAAAAGCAGAGGCAGTCGCTGCGCAAAATGGTCATTGATATG GTGCTGGCTACAGATATGTCTAAACACATGAACCTACTGGCAGACTTGAAAACCATGGTGGAGACAAAGAAAGTCACCAGTCTAGGAGTCCTGCTGCTGGACAACTACTCAGACCGCATTCAG GTTCTTCAGAACATGGTGCACTGCGCAGATCTGAGCAACCCCACCAAGCCTCTGGAGCTGTACCGGCAGTGGACAGACCGCATCATGGTGGAGTTTTTCACCCAGGGGGACAGGGAGAGAGACAAGGGCATGGAGATCAGCCCCATGTGTGACAAACATAACGCCTCAATAGAGAAGAACCAG GTGGGTTTCATTGACTACATTGTTCATCCTCTGTGGGAGACGTGGGCCGACCTTGTCCACCCAGATGCTCAGGAGATcctggacacactggaggatAACAGAGAGTGGTACCAGAGCATGATCCCCCACAGCCCCTCACCACACCCAGAGGGTCAGGAGGAGGGAGCCCATGCCGGGGAATCCACAGCACTCGGCGGAGGCAGCGGCTCCATCTCAGCCGACAAGTTCCAGTTTGAGCTGACTTTGGAGGAAGAAGGAGAGTCGGATACGGAGAGTCCacctgaggaagaggagggctaCAGTGGCAGTAGGGGATCTGAATTCTCCAGAACTGATTCTGCTGCTACGACTCACATGCTCACCAAAAGGCTCACTACTGAATCGGGCAGGACGTTTTCTTTAGACTCTGATAAAGATATGgcagaagacagagagacagagcaggaaGACGTCTCTGGGGTGCCACGCTTCAGACTTGGAATATAG